The genomic stretch TACCGGTGAGGCTGGCGGCATCGAACTGCATGGCCAGGGTCGAGTATACCCAGAACCCCAGCAGGACCTTGCCGAACAGGGTGCCGCGGGCGCGCACGATTTCGCCCAGCGTAAGCAGCCATACCATTACCCACAGCAACATGCCGGGCAAGCCCATTTCAACGGCAACATGGGTGAACATGTTGTGGGAGTGATCGAAGTGTTTGCCGACGGCGCTCACTTCGTAGTGAGCCCCCAGGCCAAGACCAGTCCAAGGGTGCGCGGCAATCATCTCGACCACGGCATGGAAAATTTCCGGCCGATAGGATGAACCCCGGTGGGCGATAAGGTCGTACACGGCCAAAAAGGCCAGGCCGGTGGCAAGCAATGCCAGAACAGAAAACACCCGGCTGTGGCGGTCACGGAACCACAGCGGCGCCATTACCACGGTAATCACCAGTGCCAGAATCGCGCCACGGCTCTGGCTGAAAATGGCGAAGGCACCCAGGCAAGCCAGTGCCGCCAGCCACAACAACTGCAAGCCACAGTGCCGAGGTGGCTCGTAGAGCATCAAGAGCAAGGCCGAACCAATGACATAAGCCCCCAGGATGGGGTGGGATATCTCGCCAATACCCGCCAGCCTGACCAGCAAAGGCTTATGCTGCACCCCATAGAACTTGAGGATGGAGACCAACGCAGCGAGGGCCAGCAACGCGCTGCCAAGCAGCAATAGCTGACGAATGCGGGCCTGGCCAAGCTGGGCCAACAACGGAAACGCCAGCAGGAACACCAGGATGTAGAGCAAGCGCTTGAGCTCGCGCCCGGGCTCCTCGGCGGGCGACCAGGCCAGGCTCAGACCGCTCCAGGCCAGCAGCAGCAGCACACCCCCCCACAGCGCCGGTTGCCGCCCCCAGGCTTGCACCAGCACACCTCGGGCCGACCAGGCCAATACCAGCGTTGGCAGCCACAAGAACAACACCAGACCTTGCTGATAAACCTTGTTGCTGGGTGCCAGGGCAATCGCCGCCAGGAACCAGACCAGACCCAATCCTAACCAGGCTCGTGCCCAGTTTTTTTGATACAACATCCTTTCCCCCGATGAATCAAAAACACCATCCATGGTGCTACAACATTATTTTCGGCATTATTGCCGGTCATTTTGCTCGCCAGACGACAAGGCCCTATTCATGCAATGCTCCCGGCTCACCCAGGTCGACTTCGATCAGCTGACACTTGGCGCACAGGTGCTTGAGGCAGACAGCCATGGCGCCAAAGTCTACCTGCTCACAGATGGAAATTTCCTCAAGGTTTTTCGCAGGAAGCGGCTGATTTCATCTGCACTGCTACGCCCTTACTCGCAGCGCTTCGTCGATAACGCCGCGCGCCTGACGCAACTGGGCATCCCCACCCTCGAAGTGATCAGCCAGCACAAACTCGACCTGCCGGGCCGCACTGCGGTGCTGTATCGCCCGCTACCTGGGCGGACACTGCTGCAGATGTCGCGCGACGACGGATTCAGCTGGGACATTTACCTGCCACGCCTGATCGAACTGATCCGCCAGTTGCACCGCAGCGGCGTTTACTTCCGTTCGCTGCACCTGGGCAATGTGGTGGTCACCCCCGACCAGCGTCTGGGCTTGATCGACGTGGCCGACATGCGTTTTCTACGCCCGCCGCTGTCGGCTCGCATGATTCGACGCAATGTGCAGCACATGGTGCGCTATATCGAGCGGGAGAACCTGGGCGACCGGTTCCCCCTTGCCGCCTTCGAGGCAGCCTTGCTGACACGCTGAGCGTCAACTGCGCAACAGGCTCTGCGAGCCGCTGCAGAACGCCTGCCAGGCCTGCTCCGGCGCCAGTGCCTGGCGCTGCTTCGCGGCGATCGTCGATGCACTGAGCACCGCACAGCGCTCGATCGCCTCAGCCCAGGCGCTTTCGTCGGCAACCGGCAGGTAGCCACCCGTATCGTGCAACTGCTCGCGGAACACCTGCAGGTCGCTGCACACCACCGGTACATCGGCCATCACCGCTTCTTGCACCACCAGCCCCAGGCCTTCGGAACGCGAAGGCACCAATAGCCAGTCGAATGCCCGGTACAGCTGCTGCAGGTCTTCGCGGTGACCGCGCAGATGAACGCGCTCAGCCAGGCCCAGCGCGTTGATACGCTGCTGCAACATGGCATGCTGCGGCCCCTCGCCAATGATCGCCAGTTGCAGGTCCGGCTGCCGCGCACTGGCCCTGGCGAATGCTTCGATCAGCATCTCGAAACCTTTACTCTCTACCAACCGCCCTACCGCACCCAGCATCACTCCGGCGCCGTGGGGCAACCGCAGCTCCTGCCTGGCCTGATCACGGCTCAGCAAAGGCTCGACGAATGCACGCGGGTCAAGCGCCATGCGCAGTGTCTGCACCGGCCTACCCAGATCACACTCCAGCGACTCGGCCAACGTCCGTGATACCGCCGCAATACTCAGCCGCTCGGACGGAAACATCTGCAACAAGCGGATATCGCTGGCATTCAGACGCGTCGTGCCATGGAACAGTACCTTGGCACGTACGTGGGGAATACGCTGCAACAACGGCAGCACCAACCGAGCGACGCCAATACCATCGAGCAGCACGATTTCTGCCCCGGCCTCGGCCAGTGCCTTGCGCAACCGCATGCGCAGCCATGGGCGCAGCAAGCGCCACAAGTGCCGCCCTTTGAGCGCACGTGAGGGCATATGCCATTCGCGGGTCGAACCGAGCCCACAGCAGAGCCCGCTCCCCAGCAGCAGCCAATTACTGATCCGGGCGTCGGCACCCGCGTTCGACAAGACCTGCCGATGCACCCTGTGAATCGACATGTAGGGCGTTCCACCCGCCCACATCATATTGACGATGTTCATGGGTCCTCTCCCGCTCAAGTCAGGTGGGACAGTGACTTCATTGAACAAAAAAGGTGATTCCCATGCCGATCAAGGCCCCCGCA from Pseudomonas putida encodes the following:
- a CDS encoding glycosyltransferase, which translates into the protein MNIVNMMWAGGTPYMSIHRVHRQVLSNAGADARISNWLLLGSGLCCGLGSTREWHMPSRALKGRHLWRLLRPWLRMRLRKALAEAGAEIVLLDGIGVARLVLPLLQRIPHVRAKVLFHGTTRLNASDIRLLQMFPSERLSIAAVSRTLAESLECDLGRPVQTLRMALDPRAFVEPLLSRDQARQELRLPHGAGVMLGAVGRLVESKGFEMLIEAFARASARQPDLQLAIIGEGPQHAMLQQRINALGLAERVHLRGHREDLQQLYRAFDWLLVPSRSEGLGLVVQEAVMADVPVVCSDLQVFREQLHDTGGYLPVADESAWAEAIERCAVLSASTIAAKQRQALAPEQAWQAFCSGSQSLLRS
- a CDS encoding polymerase, with protein sequence MLYQKNWARAWLGLGLVWFLAAIALAPSNKVYQQGLVLFLWLPTLVLAWSARGVLVQAWGRQPALWGGVLLLLAWSGLSLAWSPAEEPGRELKRLLYILVFLLAFPLLAQLGQARIRQLLLLGSALLALAALVSILKFYGVQHKPLLVRLAGIGEISHPILGAYVIGSALLLMLYEPPRHCGLQLLWLAALACLGAFAIFSQSRGAILALVITVVMAPLWFRDRHSRVFSVLALLATGLAFLAVYDLIAHRGSSYRPEIFHAVVEMIAAHPWTGLGLGAHYEVSAVGKHFDHSHNMFTHVAVEMGLPGMLLWVMVWLLTLGEIVRARGTLFGKVLLGFWVYSTLAMQFDAASLTGTPRAEWFISWLPVGLAMLLPWGRAENDACGKIAGST
- a CDS encoding toluene tolerance protein codes for the protein MQCSRLTQVDFDQLTLGAQVLEADSHGAKVYLLTDGNFLKVFRRKRLISSALLRPYSQRFVDNAARLTQLGIPTLEVISQHKLDLPGRTAVLYRPLPGRTLLQMSRDDGFSWDIYLPRLIELIRQLHRSGVYFRSLHLGNVVVTPDQRLGLIDVADMRFLRPPLSARMIRRNVQHMVRYIERENLGDRFPLAAFEAALLTR